A genomic window from Streptomyces sp. NBC_01429 includes:
- a CDS encoding phosphorylase family protein, with amino-acid sequence MERSSGPSPRPAPPTSLLIACALSIERLALRGGRGEAAGPVTVVRTGMGPRNAERAVARALGEPAHRDAAVIASGFCAGLAPGMRPGDLIVAEETRGPRGTIPCTGTGPLVDALVRAVPGHTVHTGPLTGSDHVVRGRERAALRATGALAVDMESAATLHSALASGPRPVAAVRVIVDAPEHELVRIGTVRGGISAFRVLRAVFPAFHEWHRSLLLPRR; translated from the coding sequence ATGGAGCGGTCCTCGGGGCCGTCGCCCCGTCCCGCTCCGCCCACCTCGCTCCTGATCGCCTGCGCGCTCTCCATCGAACGCCTCGCCCTGCGCGGCGGCCGGGGCGAGGCGGCCGGACCGGTGACCGTGGTGCGTACGGGCATGGGGCCCAGGAACGCCGAGCGCGCAGTGGCACGCGCGCTCGGCGAGCCCGCGCACCGGGACGCGGCCGTCATCGCGTCCGGATTCTGTGCCGGGCTCGCCCCGGGGATGCGCCCGGGTGACCTGATCGTCGCCGAGGAGACCCGGGGCCCGCGGGGCACCATCCCCTGTACGGGGACGGGGCCGCTCGTCGACGCCCTGGTCAGGGCCGTACCCGGGCACACGGTCCACACCGGGCCGCTGACCGGCTCCGACCACGTGGTACGGGGCCGGGAGCGGGCGGCGCTGCGCGCCACCGGGGCGCTCGCGGTGGACATGGAGTCCGCCGCCACGCTGCACAGCGCGCTGGCGTCCGGCCCCCGCCCGGTTGCGGCCGTCCGGGTGATCGTGGACGCTCCAGAGCATGAGCTGGTCCGTATTGGCACAGTGCGCGGTGGAATATCAGCCTTTCGTGTTCTTCGTGCCGTCTTTCCTGCTTTTCATGAATGGCACCGTTCTTTGCTGCTCCCCAGGAGGTGA
- the shc gene encoding squalene--hopene cyclase, which yields MTATTDGSTGAVGPRAPSGNGTTDTTVPAPGGDPIRVAAERATARSVEHLLGRQDAQGWWKGDLATNVTMDAEDLLLRQFLGVQDARTTHDAGLFIRGEQRADGTWATFHGGPSDLSATVEAYVALRLAGDRPDDPHMARASQWVREHGGIAGSRVFTRVWLALFGWWKWEDLPELPPELVFLPKWFPLNIYDFGCWARQTIVPLTIVSAKRPVRPAPFALDELVAAPPAGGRSARPAPVTSWDGVFQRLDKALHVYHRFAPRRLRRSAMNAAARWIIERQENDGCWGGIQPPAVYSVIALHLLGYDLDHPVMRAGLESLDRFAVRREDGARMIEACQSPVWDTCLATIALADAGLSPDHPALVKAADWMIGEQIVRPGDWAVRRPGLTPGGWAFEFHNDNYPDIDDTAEVILALRRVAHPDTERQDAAIERGVGWNLGMQSRNGAWGAFDADNTSPFPNRLPFCDFGEVIDPPSADVTAHVVEMLAYEGKAHHPDTRRGIEWLLAEQETFGGWFGRWGVNYVYGTGSVVPALTAAGLPTSHPAIRRAVSWLESVQNEDGGWGEDLRSYRDEAWIGHGATTASQTAWALLALLAAGERESKAVERGVAWLAETQREDGSWDEPYFTGTGFPWDFSINYHLYRQVFPLTALGRYVHGEPKALAALAGTRKGS from the coding sequence ATGACAGCGACGACCGACGGAAGCACCGGGGCCGTGGGACCCCGCGCACCTTCGGGCAACGGAACCACCGATACCACCGTCCCCGCGCCGGGCGGTGACCCGATCAGGGTCGCCGCCGAGCGGGCCACCGCACGATCCGTCGAGCATCTGCTCGGCCGGCAGGACGCCCAGGGATGGTGGAAGGGCGACCTGGCCACCAATGTGACGATGGACGCCGAGGATCTGCTGCTGCGTCAGTTCCTCGGAGTCCAGGACGCCCGCACCACCCATGACGCGGGCCTCTTCATCCGGGGCGAGCAGCGCGCGGACGGCACCTGGGCCACCTTCCACGGCGGCCCCAGCGACCTCTCCGCCACCGTCGAGGCGTATGTCGCCCTGCGACTGGCCGGGGACCGGCCCGACGACCCGCACATGGCGCGTGCCTCCCAGTGGGTACGCGAACACGGGGGAATCGCCGGGAGCCGGGTCTTCACCCGGGTCTGGCTGGCCCTCTTCGGCTGGTGGAAGTGGGAGGACCTCCCCGAACTGCCCCCGGAGCTGGTCTTCCTGCCCAAGTGGTTCCCGCTCAACATCTACGACTTCGGCTGCTGGGCCCGGCAGACCATCGTGCCGCTGACCATCGTCTCGGCCAAGCGGCCCGTACGGCCCGCGCCCTTCGCCCTCGACGAACTGGTCGCCGCCCCGCCCGCCGGCGGCCGGAGCGCTCGGCCGGCGCCGGTGACCAGCTGGGACGGCGTCTTCCAGCGGCTCGACAAGGCCCTGCACGTCTACCACCGGTTCGCGCCCCGCAGGCTGCGCAGAAGCGCCATGAACGCCGCCGCGCGCTGGATCATCGAGCGCCAGGAGAACGACGGCTGCTGGGGCGGGATCCAGCCGCCCGCCGTCTACTCCGTGATCGCCCTGCACCTGCTCGGATACGACCTCGACCACCCGGTCATGCGCGCCGGACTCGAATCGCTCGACCGGTTCGCCGTCCGCCGCGAGGACGGCGCCCGGATGATCGAGGCGTGTCAGTCCCCGGTCTGGGACACCTGTCTCGCCACCATCGCGCTCGCCGACGCGGGGCTGAGCCCCGACCACCCGGCGCTGGTCAAGGCGGCCGACTGGATGATCGGCGAACAGATCGTGCGCCCCGGCGACTGGGCGGTGCGCAGACCCGGGCTCACCCCGGGCGGCTGGGCGTTCGAGTTCCACAACGACAACTACCCCGACATCGACGACACCGCCGAGGTCATCCTCGCGCTGCGCCGGGTCGCGCACCCCGACACCGAGCGGCAGGACGCCGCGATCGAGCGCGGTGTCGGGTGGAACCTGGGCATGCAGTCCAGGAACGGGGCCTGGGGCGCCTTCGACGCCGACAACACCAGCCCGTTCCCCAACCGGCTGCCGTTCTGCGACTTCGGCGAGGTCATCGACCCGCCCTCCGCCGACGTCACCGCGCATGTCGTGGAGATGCTCGCCTACGAGGGCAAGGCCCACCACCCCGACACCCGGCGCGGAATCGAGTGGCTCCTCGCCGAACAGGAGACCTTCGGCGGCTGGTTCGGGCGCTGGGGCGTCAACTACGTGTACGGAACGGGATCGGTGGTGCCCGCGCTGACCGCGGCGGGGCTGCCGACCTCCCACCCCGCGATCCGGCGCGCCGTCTCCTGGCTCGAATCCGTCCAGAACGAGGACGGCGGCTGGGGCGAGGACCTGCGCTCGTACCGCGACGAGGCGTGGATCGGGCACGGCGCCACGACCGCCTCCCAGACCGCCTGGGCGCTCCTCGCGCTCCTCGCGGCCGGGGAGCGGGAGAGCAAGGCCGTCGAGCGGGGCGTCGCCTGGCTCGCCGAGACCCAGCGGGAGGACGGCTCCTGGGACGAGCCGTACTTCACCGGTACCGGCTTCCCCTGGGACTTCTCGATCAACTACCACCTCTACCGGCAGGTCTTCCCCCTCACGGCGCTCGGCCGGTACGTCCACGGAGAGCCCAAGGCCCTCGCCGCACTCGCCGGCACGCGCAAGGGGAGCTGA
- a CDS encoding aspartate aminotransferase family protein, with protein sequence MTTEPKGFDLQRLLAERGAERYELHTRHLNHQLPRMLHTIGFDRVYERAEGAYFWDEDGNDYLDMLAGFGVMGLGRHHPVVRKALHDVLDASLADLTRFDCQPLPGLLAEELLTHSPHLDRVFFGNSGTEAVETALKFARYATGRPRILYCAHAFHGLTTGSLSVNGEDGFRDGFAPLLPDTAIPMGDLDALERELKRGDVAGFVVEPIQGKGVHAAPPGFLRAAQELLHRHKALLIVDEVQTGLGRTGDFYAYQHEEGVEPDLVCVAKALSGGYVPVGATLGKDWIFRRVYSSMDRVLVHSASFGSNAQAMAAGLAVLAVMEDEGTVANARVTGDLLRTRLAALVDRYELLHEVRGRGLMIGIEFGRPDSIRLRGRWTMLQAARKGLFAQMVVVPLLQKHRILTQVSGDHLEVIKLIPPLTIGEREVDRFVDAFTAVMDDAHGGGGLMWDFGKTLVKQAVANR encoded by the coding sequence ATGACGACCGAGCCCAAGGGCTTCGACCTGCAAAGACTCCTCGCCGAGCGCGGCGCCGAGCGCTATGAGCTGCACACCAGGCATCTCAACCACCAGCTCCCGCGCATGCTGCACACCATCGGCTTCGACCGGGTCTACGAGCGGGCCGAGGGCGCCTACTTCTGGGACGAGGACGGCAACGACTACCTGGACATGCTGGCCGGCTTCGGCGTGATGGGCCTGGGCCGGCACCATCCCGTCGTACGCAAGGCCCTCCACGACGTCCTCGACGCCTCGCTCGCCGACCTCACCCGCTTCGACTGCCAGCCGCTGCCCGGCCTCCTCGCCGAAGAACTCCTCACCCACAGCCCCCATCTGGACCGGGTGTTCTTCGGCAACAGCGGCACGGAAGCCGTGGAGACGGCCCTCAAGTTCGCCCGGTACGCCACCGGCAGGCCCAGGATCCTCTACTGCGCCCACGCCTTCCACGGACTGACCACCGGCTCGCTGTCGGTCAACGGCGAGGACGGCTTCCGCGACGGATTCGCGCCACTGCTGCCCGACACGGCGATTCCCATGGGCGATCTCGACGCGCTGGAAAGGGAGTTGAAGCGGGGCGACGTCGCCGGATTCGTGGTCGAGCCGATCCAGGGCAAAGGCGTGCACGCGGCGCCGCCCGGCTTTCTGCGCGCCGCCCAGGAGCTGCTGCACCGCCACAAGGCACTGCTCATCGTGGACGAGGTGCAGACCGGTCTCGGCAGGACCGGCGACTTCTACGCGTACCAGCACGAGGAGGGCGTCGAGCCGGACCTCGTCTGCGTGGCGAAGGCGCTCTCCGGCGGCTATGTGCCGGTCGGCGCGACCCTCGGCAAGGACTGGATCTTCAGACGCGTCTACTCCTCGATGGACCGGGTCCTGGTCCACTCGGCCAGCTTCGGCTCGAACGCCCAGGCCATGGCGGCGGGGCTGGCCGTCCTCGCCGTGATGGAGGACGAGGGGACCGTGGCGAACGCGCGCGTCACCGGTGATCTGCTCAGGACCCGGCTGGCCGCGCTCGTCGACCGCTACGAGCTGCTGCACGAGGTACGCGGCCGGGGTCTGATGATCGGCATCGAGTTCGGCCGTCCCGACTCGATCAGGCTGCGCGGCCGGTGGACCATGCTCCAGGCCGCCCGCAAGGGACTCTTCGCGCAGATGGTGGTCGTACCGCTGCTCCAGAAGCACCGGATCCTCACCCAGGTCTCCGGCGACCATCTGGAAGTGATCAAGCTGATTCCGCCGCTGACCATCGGGGAACGGGAGGTCGACCGCTTCGTGGACGCCTTCACGGCCGTGATGGACGACGCCCACGGCGGCGGCGGGCTCATGTGGGATTTCGGGAAGACACTGGTGAAGCAGGCGGTCGCCAACAGGTAG
- the hpnD gene encoding presqualene diphosphate synthase HpnD gives MEGQTPMSAPVLAAYSYCEAVTGQQARNFAYGIRLLPTDKRQALSAMYALARRVDDIGDGTLAPGIKQARLDDTRALLERVRAGEIDEYDTDPVAVALADAAHRFPIPLGGLDELIDGVLMDVRGDTYETWDDLKVYCRCVAGAIGRVSLGVFGTVPGAPGAERAAEYADTLGLALQLTNILRDVREDAGNGRTYLPADDLAKFGCSEGFHSATPAAGADFAGLVHFEVRRARALFAEGLRLLPLLDRRSGACTAAMAGIYRRLLDRIERDPLAVLRGRVSLPGHEKAYVAVRGLSGLDARNISRQAVRRRG, from the coding sequence ATGGAGGGACAGACGCCCATGTCCGCACCGGTACTGGCGGCCTACAGCTACTGCGAGGCCGTCACCGGGCAGCAGGCCCGTAATTTCGCCTACGGCATCAGGCTGCTGCCGACCGACAAGCGGCAGGCCCTGTCCGCGATGTACGCGCTCGCCCGCCGGGTGGACGACATCGGGGACGGCACGCTGGCGCCGGGGATCAAGCAGGCGCGGCTCGACGACACCCGCGCCCTGCTGGAGCGGGTCCGCGCCGGCGAGATCGACGAGTACGACACCGACCCGGTCGCCGTCGCCCTCGCGGACGCGGCGCACCGCTTCCCGATCCCGCTCGGCGGGCTCGACGAGCTGATCGACGGCGTGCTGATGGACGTCCGGGGCGACACCTACGAGACCTGGGACGACCTCAAGGTCTACTGCCGGTGTGTCGCCGGGGCCATCGGGCGGGTCTCGCTCGGCGTGTTCGGCACCGTGCCGGGCGCGCCCGGCGCCGAGCGCGCCGCCGAGTACGCCGACACGCTGGGGCTCGCCCTCCAGCTGACCAACATCCTCCGGGACGTGCGGGAGGACGCGGGCAACGGGCGTACGTATCTGCCCGCCGACGACCTCGCCAAGTTCGGCTGCTCCGAGGGATTCCACAGCGCCACCCCGGCCGCCGGAGCCGACTTCGCCGGACTCGTGCACTTCGAGGTGCGCAGGGCGCGCGCCCTGTTCGCCGAGGGGCTGCGGCTGCTGCCCCTGCTCGACCGGCGCAGCGGTGCCTGCACGGCCGCCATGGCGGGGATCTACCGCAGGCTCCTCGACCGGATCGAGCGCGACCCGCTCGCCGTCCTGCGCGGCCGGGTCTCGCTGCCCGGTCACGAGAAGGCGTATGTCGCGGTGCGCGGGCTCTCCGGTCTCGACGCCCGGAACATCTCCCGGCAGGCCGTCAGGAGGCGCGGCTGA
- the hpnE gene encoding hydroxysqualene dehydroxylase HpnE, which translates to MRSTEDGTRAHHAVVVGAGLAGITAALQLADAGVRVTLVEGRPRLGGLAFSFRRGDLVVDNGQHVYLRCCTAYRWFLDRVDGAALAPLQDRLDVPVLDVGSGRGPRLGRIRRNALPVPLHLAAGLAAYPHLSLAERASVGRAALALKRLDLGDPALDDTDFATWLSRHGQSARTIEALWDLVGVATLNATAPHASLGLAAMVFKTGLLSEPGAADIGWARVPLGELHDTLARKALDSAGVRTELRTRVGSVSRAPGGGWHVDLDGERLDADAVVLAVPQRETHDLLPEGALEHPGRLLEIGTAPILNVHVVYDRPVLRRPFFAALGTPVQWVFDRTDASGLKEGQYLALSQSVADDDIDAPVSELRARYLPELERLLPAAGGAEVRDFFVTRERTATFAPVPGVGRLRPAARTRAPGLYLAGAWTATGWPATMEGAVRSGFSAAGAALRELGRRHEHPLREAA; encoded by the coding sequence ATGAGGTCGACCGAGGACGGCACGCGGGCCCACCACGCGGTCGTGGTCGGCGCTGGGCTCGCCGGGATCACCGCCGCCCTACAGCTCGCCGACGCGGGGGTGCGGGTGACGCTCGTCGAGGGACGGCCGAGGCTCGGCGGCCTTGCTTTCTCCTTCCGCCGCGGCGACCTCGTCGTCGACAACGGCCAGCACGTCTATCTGCGCTGCTGCACCGCCTACCGGTGGTTCCTGGACCGGGTGGACGGCGCCGCGCTCGCGCCGCTCCAGGACCGGCTGGACGTTCCCGTGCTCGACGTCGGCTCCGGCCGCGGCCCCCGGCTGGGCCGGATCCGCCGCAACGCGCTGCCCGTACCGCTGCATCTGGCCGCCGGACTCGCCGCGTACCCGCATCTCTCGCTCGCCGAACGGGCCTCCGTCGGCCGCGCCGCGCTCGCCCTCAAACGGCTCGACCTCGGCGATCCCGCCCTGGACGACACGGACTTCGCCACCTGGCTCAGCCGGCACGGACAGTCCGCCCGCACCATCGAGGCGCTGTGGGACCTGGTCGGCGTGGCGACCCTCAACGCGACCGCGCCCCACGCCTCCCTCGGGCTCGCCGCCATGGTCTTCAAGACCGGACTGCTCTCCGAGCCCGGCGCCGCCGACATCGGCTGGGCGCGGGTCCCGCTCGGCGAACTGCACGACACCCTGGCGCGCAAGGCGCTGGACTCCGCGGGGGTACGCACCGAGCTGCGCACCCGCGTCGGCTCCGTCTCCCGCGCCCCCGGCGGCGGCTGGCACGTCGACCTCGACGGCGAGCGGCTCGACGCGGACGCCGTCGTCCTGGCCGTACCCCAGCGCGAGACGCACGACCTGCTGCCCGAGGGCGCGCTCGAACACCCCGGCCGGCTGCTGGAGATCGGCACAGCGCCGATCCTCAACGTCCATGTCGTCTACGACCGCCCGGTGCTCCGGCGCCCCTTCTTCGCCGCGCTCGGCACGCCCGTCCAGTGGGTCTTCGACCGCACCGACGCCTCGGGGCTGAAGGAGGGCCAGTACCTGGCGCTGTCCCAGTCGGTGGCCGACGACGACATCGACGCGCCCGTGTCGGAGCTGCGCGCCCGCTATCTGCCCGAACTCGAACGCCTGCTGCCCGCCGCCGGGGGGGCGGAGGTACGGGACTTCTTCGTCACCCGGGAGCGCACCGCGACGTTCGCCCCCGTCCCCGGCGTGGGCAGGCTGCGGCCGGCCGCCCGCACCCGCGCCCCCGGCCTCTACCTGGCCGGCGCGTGGACCGCCACCGGCTGGCCCGCGACCATGGAGGGCGCGGTGCGCAGCGGCTTCAGCGCCGCGGGCGCGGCCCTGCGTGAACTCGGCCGCCGCCACGAACACCCCTTGCGGGAGGCGGCATGA
- the hpnH gene encoding adenosyl-hopene transferase HpnH, with product MAMPLRQTIRVGTYLFEQKLRKREKFPLIVELEPLFACNLACEGCGKIQHPAGVLKQRMPVAQAVGAVLESGAPMVSIAGGEPLMHPQIDEIVRQLVAKRKYIFLCTNAMLLRKKLDKFTPSPYFAFAVHIDGLRERHDESVAKEGVFDEAVAAIKEAKSRGFRVTTNSTFFNTDTPQTIIEVLNYLNDDLKVDEMMISPAYAYEKAPDQEHFLGVEQTRELFKKAFSGGNRGRWRLNHSPLFLDFLEGKADFPCTAWAIPNYSLFGWQRPCYLMSDGYVPTYRQLVEETDWSKYGRGKDPRCANCMAHCGYEPTAVLATMGSLKESLRAARETVVGTR from the coding sequence ATGGCCATGCCGCTCCGTCAGACCATCAGGGTCGGGACGTATCTCTTCGAACAGAAGCTGCGCAAGCGTGAGAAGTTCCCGCTCATTGTCGAGCTGGAACCCCTCTTCGCCTGCAATCTGGCCTGCGAGGGCTGCGGGAAGATCCAGCACCCCGCCGGGGTCCTGAAGCAGCGCATGCCCGTCGCCCAGGCCGTCGGGGCGGTGCTGGAGTCCGGCGCGCCGATGGTCTCCATCGCCGGCGGTGAGCCGCTGATGCATCCGCAGATCGACGAGATCGTCCGTCAGCTGGTGGCCAAGCGGAAGTACATCTTCCTCTGCACCAACGCGATGCTGCTGCGCAAGAAGCTGGACAAGTTCACCCCCTCGCCGTACTTCGCCTTCGCCGTGCACATCGACGGGCTGCGCGAGCGGCACGACGAGTCCGTGGCGAAGGAGGGCGTGTTCGACGAGGCCGTGGCGGCCATCAAGGAAGCCAAGAGCCGCGGCTTCCGGGTGACCACCAACTCCACCTTCTTCAACACCGACACACCGCAGACGATCATCGAGGTGCTCAACTACCTCAATGACGACCTGAAGGTGGACGAGATGATGATCTCGCCCGCCTACGCCTACGAGAAGGCCCCCGACCAGGAGCACTTCCTGGGTGTCGAGCAGACCAGGGAGCTGTTCAAGAAGGCGTTCTCCGGCGGCAACAGGGGACGCTGGCGGCTGAACCACTCGCCGCTGTTCCTGGACTTCCTCGAAGGCAAGGCCGACTTCCCGTGCACGGCGTGGGCCATCCCCAACTACTCGCTCTTCGGCTGGCAGCGGCCCTGCTACCTGATGAGCGACGGGTATGTGCCGACGTACCGTCAGCTCGTCGAGGAGACCGACTGGAGCAAGTACGGCCGCGGCAAGGACCCGCGCTGCGCCAACTGCATGGCGCACTGCGGCTACGAGCCGACCGCCGTCCTCGCCACCATGGGCTCGCTGAAGGAGTCCCTGCGGGCGGCTCGCGAGACGGTCGTCGGGACGCGGTGA
- the dxs gene encoding 1-deoxy-D-xylulose-5-phosphate synthase produces MSILESVRGPDDLKALTTDQLGELAEDIREFLVRAVARTGGHLGPNLGVVELTIALHRAFDSPVDRVLWDTGHQSYVHKLLTGRQDFSKLRGKGGLSGYPSREESAHDVIENSHASTVLGWADGLAKAREVLGRDEHVVAVIGDGALTGGMAWEALNNIAAAKDRPLIIVVNDNERSYGPTIGGLANHLATLRTTDGYEDVLAWGKDLLQRTPVVGRPLYESLHGAKKGFKDAFAPQGMFEDLGLKYVGPIDGHDVAAVESALLRAKRFHGPVLVHCLTEKGRGYAPALEDEADRFHTVGAMDPLTCEPLTPPAGPSWTSVFGDEIAEIGAERPDVVAITAAMLHPVGLTKFAERFPDRVWDVGIAEQHAAVSAAGLATGGLHPVVAVYATFLNRAFDQVLMDVALHRCGVTFVLDRAGVTGTDGASHNGMWDMSILQCVPGLRIAAPRDAAQLRAQLREAVDVDDAPTVVRFAKESAGRPIEAVGRLGGMDVLRRAEDAEVLLVSVGALAPVCLAAAELLAERGVGCTVVDPRWVKPVDEQLAPLAAGHRLVAVVEDNSRSGGVGSAVGQSLRDAGVDVPLRTFGIPEQFLAHGKRAEVLADIGLTPVEIAGRISAALGPKENKE; encoded by the coding sequence GTGTCGATCCTGGAAAGTGTCCGGGGGCCGGACGATCTCAAGGCGCTGACAACGGACCAACTCGGCGAACTGGCCGAGGACATCAGAGAGTTCCTGGTCCGCGCGGTGGCCAGGACCGGCGGTCATCTCGGGCCCAACCTCGGGGTGGTGGAGCTGACCATCGCCCTGCACCGGGCCTTCGACTCACCCGTCGACCGCGTCCTGTGGGACACCGGCCATCAGAGCTATGTGCACAAACTGCTCACCGGACGGCAGGACTTCTCCAAACTCCGCGGCAAGGGGGGCCTGTCCGGCTACCCCTCCCGCGAGGAGTCCGCGCACGACGTCATCGAGAACTCGCACGCCTCCACCGTGCTCGGCTGGGCCGACGGCCTCGCCAAGGCGCGCGAGGTGCTCGGCCGGGACGAACACGTCGTGGCCGTCATCGGTGACGGGGCGCTCACCGGCGGTATGGCCTGGGAGGCGCTGAACAACATCGCCGCCGCCAAGGACCGTCCGCTGATCATCGTCGTCAACGACAACGAACGGTCCTACGGGCCGACGATCGGCGGCCTCGCCAACCACCTCGCCACCCTCCGTACCACCGACGGCTACGAGGACGTCCTCGCCTGGGGCAAGGACCTCCTCCAGCGCACCCCCGTCGTGGGCCGGCCGCTCTACGAGTCGCTGCACGGCGCCAAGAAGGGCTTCAAGGACGCCTTCGCCCCGCAGGGCATGTTCGAGGACCTGGGCCTCAAATACGTCGGACCGATCGACGGACACGATGTCGCCGCCGTGGAATCCGCCCTCCTGCGGGCGAAACGCTTCCACGGACCCGTACTGGTGCACTGCCTGACCGAGAAGGGCCGCGGCTACGCGCCGGCCCTGGAGGACGAGGCGGACCGCTTCCACACCGTGGGCGCGATGGACCCGCTCACCTGCGAGCCCCTGACCCCGCCGGCCGGCCCGTCCTGGACCTCCGTGTTCGGGGACGAGATCGCCGAGATCGGCGCCGAGCGGCCGGACGTCGTGGCGATCACGGCGGCCATGCTCCACCCCGTCGGGCTGACGAAGTTCGCCGAACGCTTCCCCGACCGGGTCTGGGACGTCGGGATCGCCGAGCAGCACGCGGCGGTCTCCGCCGCCGGCCTCGCCACCGGCGGCCTCCATCCGGTCGTCGCCGTCTACGCGACCTTCCTCAACCGCGCCTTCGACCAGGTGCTGATGGACGTCGCCCTGCACCGCTGCGGCGTCACGTTCGTCCTCGACCGGGCCGGGGTCACCGGCACCGACGGCGCCTCGCACAACGGCATGTGGGACATGTCGATCCTCCAGTGCGTGCCCGGCCTGCGGATCGCCGCCCCGCGCGACGCCGCCCAGCTGCGGGCCCAGCTGCGCGAGGCCGTCGACGTGGACGACGCGCCGACGGTCGTACGGTTCGCCAAGGAATCGGCCGGCCGGCCGATCGAGGCCGTCGGACGGCTGGGCGGAATGGACGTGCTGCGCCGGGCGGAGGACGCCGAGGTGCTGCTCGTCTCGGTGGGCGCCCTCGCCCCCGTCTGTCTCGCGGCGGCCGAGCTGCTCGCCGAGCGCGGCGTCGGCTGCACCGTCGTGGACCCGCGCTGGGTCAAGCCCGTGGACGAACAGCTCGCGCCGCTGGCCGCCGGGCACCGGCTGGTCGCCGTGGTGGAGGACAACAGCCGCAGCGGCGGCGTGGGTTCGGCCGTGGGCCAGTCGCTGCGCGACGCCGGTGTGGACGTACCGCTGCGGACCTTCGGCATCCCCGAACAGTTCCTCGCCCACGGCAAGCGCGCCGAGGTACTCGCCGACATCGGGCTCACCCCGGTGGAGATCGCGGGACGGATCAGCGCGGCCCTAGGCCCCAAGGAGAACAAGGAATGA
- a CDS encoding polyprenyl synthetase family protein: MPPANPAVDTADVHALLERGRSLSTPVLRAAVERLAAPMDTVAAYHFGWIDAEGRPADGDGGKAVRPALSLLSAEAAGATAETGVPAAVAVELVHNFSLLHDDLMDGDEQRRHRDTVWKVHGPAQAILVGDALFALANEVLLEIGTPEAGRATRRLTTATRKLIDGQAQDISYEHRERVTVEECLEMEGNKTGALLACAVSIGAVLGGADDRTADTLEAYGHHLGLAFQAVDDLLGIWGDPEATGKQTWSDLRQRKKSLPVVAALAAGGPASERLGELLAADAKSNDFETFSEEEFATRAALIEEAGGREWTSQEARRQHAIAIEALDGVDMPEKVRAQLVALADFVVVRKR; encoded by the coding sequence GTGCCCCCGGCCAATCCGGCTGTCGACACCGCGGATGTCCACGCGCTGCTGGAGCGCGGGAGGAGCCTGTCCACGCCGGTGCTGCGCGCCGCCGTCGAACGGCTCGCCGCACCCATGGACACCGTCGCCGCCTACCACTTCGGCTGGATCGACGCCGAGGGCCGGCCCGCCGACGGCGACGGCGGCAAGGCGGTGCGCCCCGCGCTCTCGCTGCTCTCCGCCGAGGCGGCCGGAGCCACCGCCGAGACGGGCGTTCCCGCCGCCGTGGCGGTGGAACTCGTCCACAACTTCTCGCTGCTGCACGACGACCTGATGGACGGTGACGAGCAGCGCCGCCACCGCGACACCGTATGGAAGGTGCACGGTCCCGCGCAGGCCATCCTGGTCGGCGACGCGCTCTTCGCGCTCGCCAACGAGGTGCTGCTGGAGATCGGCACGCCCGAGGCGGGCCGCGCGACCCGCCGGCTGACCACCGCCACCCGCAAGCTGATCGACGGTCAGGCCCAGGACATCTCCTACGAGCACCGCGAGCGGGTCACCGTCGAGGAGTGCCTGGAGATGGAGGGCAACAAGACCGGCGCCCTGCTGGCCTGCGCGGTCTCCATCGGCGCTGTCCTCGGCGGAGCCGATGACCGGACGGCCGACACGCTGGAGGCGTACGGCCACCACCTCGGCCTGGCGTTCCAGGCCGTGGACGATCTGCTCGGGATCTGGGGCGATCCCGAGGCCACCGGAAAGCAGACCTGGAGCGATCTGCGCCAGCGCAAGAAGTCGCTTCCCGTCGTCGCCGCGCTCGCCGCGGGCGGCCCGGCGTCCGAGCGGCTCGGCGAACTGCTGGCCGCCGATGCGAAAAGCAATGATTTCGAGACCTTTTCCGAGGAAGAGTTCGCCACGCGCGCGGCGTTGATCGAGGAAGCTGGTGGCCGCGAGTGGACCTCCCAGGAGGCCCGCAGGCAGCACGCGATCGCCATCGAGGCTCTTGATGGTGTGGACATGCCGGAAAAGGTCCGGGCGCAGCTCGTCGCGCTCGCCGACTTCGTCGTCGTACGGAAGAGATGA